From a region of the Candidatus Micrarchaeia archaeon genome:
- a CDS encoding tetratricopeptide repeat protein: MAEMNLYRKRELQNNAQEYFSKAEKIFSDFRIKESREGKKIDTKVLEIAFKLIDKGLEIWINNKDAYNLKGCIYITLGKTEEAEEALRKAIEIDPNFYSARYNLALCHLAKGNEKEAQKELVELIHLKKDYFMAINTLGNIYQKKEEYNTAKKLFERVINMHEYYIPSYIGKANCEEKEGNLEEALKTIKTAIKKFPDYKNKYSVEGYALKNSGEEEFDFGRKYFEENIHNYPELISLYYKKSIIELKLGKETAAKKSMEKIKSTLVFRKIDEKNLADIEK, from the coding sequence ATGGCAGAAATGAATTTATACAGAAAAAGAGAATTACAAAATAACGCACAGGAATACTTTTCAAAAGCAGAAAAAATTTTTAGTGACTTTAGAATTAAAGAATCAAGAGAAGGAAAGAAAATAGATACAAAAGTTCTAGAAATTGCTTTTAAACTAATAGATAAAGGATTGGAAATATGGATAAATAATAAAGACGCATATAATCTAAAAGGATGTATCTACATCACACTTGGAAAAACAGAAGAAGCAGAAGAAGCTTTAAGAAAAGCAATTGAAATTGATCCCAACTTTTATTCTGCAAGATATAATTTAGCATTATGTCATTTAGCAAAAGGAAATGAAAAAGAAGCACAAAAAGAATTAGTAGAATTAATACATTTAAAAAAAGATTATTTTATGGCCATAAATACACTTGGTAATATATATCAAAAAAAAGAAGAATATAATACTGCAAAAAAACTATTTGAAAGAGTAATAAATATGCACGAATATTATATTCCTTCATACATTGGAAAAGCAAACTGTGAAGAAAAAGAGGGGAATTTAGAAGAAGCATTAAAAACTATAAAAACTGCAATTAAAAAATTTCCAGATTATAAAAATAAATATTCTGTAGAAGGTTATGCATTAAAAAATTCAGGAGAAGAAGAATTTGATTTTGGAAGAAAATATTTTGAAGAAAACATACATAATTATCCAGAACTAATTTCATTATATTATAAAAAATCAATTATTGAATTAAAATTAGGAAAGGAAACAGCTGCCAAAAAAAGTATGGAAAAAATAAAAAGCACTTTAGTTTTTAGAAAAATTGATGAAAAAAATTTAGCAGATATTGAAAAATAA